The DNA window CAATTGGCTCAATTGTTATTAAAAATAAAAGATAAAAGAGATGTACTGAAAGAAATGGGGAAAAGAGCAAGAAAGTTAGCAGAAGAGAAATTTGAGAGAATCAAACTAGCAAAACAAGTTGAACAAGTATTAATAGATACATTAAATAAAAAGTAATGTAAAATAAAGACATTGTTTATTTTAATTAAAAGTTAGAACTTATTACTAAAGTAGCTCTACATGTTTAAATATTTTTTATGAGATTTATCTTAAAAAAATCGGCTATTTTTAGAAAGGGATATGGGATCATATGAAAAAAATTGCAGTAGTAGGAACAGGTTATGTTGGTTTAGTTACTGGTGTTTGCCTTTCCGAAATCGGTCATGACGTGACTTGTATCGATATAGATGAACAAAAAGTGGAGAAGATGAAAAAGGGAATTTCACCGATTTATGAACCTGGTTTAGATGAGTTAATGAAAAAAAATATTAAAAGTGGTAGACTCCATTTTACAACAAGTCACCAAGAAGCATTTAAAGATGCGGAAGTAGTCTATATTGCGGTAGGTACACCACAAAAAGAAGACGGTTCTGCTGATTTGCGATTTGTCGAGCAAGCAGCGAAAGATATTGCTGAAAATATTGAAAAAGATGGGGTCGTTGTTGTTACAAAAAGTACTGTACCTGTTGGAACGAATGATAAAGTGAAAAGTTGGATCAAGAGTCATCTAAAAAAAGATATCCATTTTGATGTTGTATCGAATCCAGAGTTTTTACGGGAAGGGTCGGCGATATACGATACATTCCATGGTGATCGAATTGTGATTGGAGCCGATAACGAACGAGCTGCATCTATTATTGAAGAAGTGAATAAGCCGTTTGGTATCCCGATTTTTAAAACGGATATCCATAGCGCTGAGATGATTAAATATGCTTCGAATGCCTTTTTAGCAACAAAAATCAGCTTTATTAATGAAATCGCAAATATTTGCGAAAAAGTCGGTGCCAATGTTGAGGATGTTGCGTATGGAATGGGGTTGGACACACGTATTGGCCCGCAGTTTTTACGGGCAGGCATTGGCTACGGCGGCTCATGCTTCCCAAAAGATACAAAAGCACTAGTGCAAATTGCTGGAGATTTCGACCATAAGTTTGATTTGTTAGAAGCTGTAATCAATGTGAACAA is part of the Geobacillus sp. 46C-IIa genome and encodes:
- a CDS encoding UDP-glucose/GDP-mannose dehydrogenase family protein codes for the protein MKKIAVVGTGYVGLVTGVCLSEIGHDVTCIDIDEQKVEKMKKGISPIYEPGLDELMKKNIKSGRLHFTTSHQEAFKDAEVVYIAVGTPQKEDGSADLRFVEQAAKDIAENIEKDGVVVVTKSTVPVGTNDKVKSWIKSHLKKDIHFDVVSNPEFLREGSAIYDTFHGDRIVIGADNERAASIIEEVNKPFGIPIFKTDIHSAEMIKYASNAFLATKISFINEIANICEKVGANVEDVAYGMGLDTRIGPQFLRAGIGYGGSCFPKDTKALVQIAGDFDHKFDLLEAVINVNNKQQVKLVEKARNRFGSLQGKKVTLLGLAFKPNTDDMREAASIVIAKELVKDGAFVVAYDPIAMENAKRVISDEIMYANSIEEALQDADIAMIVTEWDEIKNLSLDTFVRFMKTPVVFDGRNCYALEEVAKHNIEYHSIGRESILRNNVVNI